The following proteins are co-located in the Nerophis ophidion isolate RoL-2023_Sa linkage group LG04, RoL_Noph_v1.0, whole genome shotgun sequence genome:
- the bhlha9 gene encoding class A basic helix-loop-helix protein 9, with product MSCSSVAESEFSEEELELGALGQGESEGSPKASFQDSESSTGSPSDPEEDLTKKRNRPVRSKARRMAANVRERKRIMDYNQAFNALRVALNHDLSGKRLSKIATLQRAINRISALSVFLSTNPPSKPCTHRECNRSSAGMAPMAASRLEQTRVTIPRLEHPNYAPWHTSISQQPQQGPHLYRCPTEPHVYVDTSVSSCPPSPHYPCYPTEGQLYASRGHCGSSHEHPPSPLRFSQVGDGLGYQPGLWGSCTQGYIDTFVEPSAALGLPWQVNYMQEQEHNLSLGAQTL from the coding sequence ATGAGCTGCAGCAGCGTTGCAGAATCCGAGTTTTCGGAGGAAGAGCTGGAGCTCGGTGCTCTAGGCCAAGGTGAGAGCGAGGGAAGTCCCAAAGCGTCGTTCCAGGACAGCGAAAGCTCTACTGGCAGCCCGAGCGACCCAGAGGAGGACCTGACCAAGAAGCGCAATCGGCCGGTTCGGTCCAAAGCTCGACGTATGGCAGCCAATGTCCGTGAGAGGAAACGCATCATGGACTATAACCAGGCTTTCAATGCTCTTCGGGTCGCCTTGAACCATGACCTTAGCGGTAAACGGCTGTCAAAGATCGCCACGCTGCAGAGGGCCATCAATCGGATCTCAGCTCTCTCTGTGTTCCTGAGCACTAACCCACCCAGCAAACCTTGCACCCACCGGGAATGTAACAGGTCATCGGCAGGGATGGCACCGATGGCAGCCTCACGACTGGAGCAGACTAGGGTGACCATCCCTCGTCTGGAGCATCCAAATTATGCTCCCTGGCACACGTCCATCTCCCAGCAACCGCAGCAGGGGCCTCACTTGTACAGGTGCCCCACGGAGCCTCACGTCTACGTAGATACCAGTGTCTCCTCGTGCCCCCCGTCACCACATTACCCTTGTTATCCCACAGAAGGACAGCTTTACGCTTCACGAGGCCATTGCGGCAGCTCTCACGAACATCCACCAAGCCCCCTGCGGTTCTCTCAGGTGGGTGACGGGTTGGGGTACCAGCCTGGATTATGGGGATCCTGCACTCAGGGTTACATTGACACTTTTGTGGAGCCATCTGCAGCTTTGGGACTTCCCTGGCAGGTgaactacatgcaggagcaggaacACAACCTCTCTTTGGGCGCACAAACCCTTTAA